Part of the Trichoderma asperellum chromosome 1, complete sequence genome is shown below.
AGGTGGCGTTGGGCCCGACGTTGCTAACGTCGGACCGGAAGGCGCCAAAGTAGCTGTAACGCTCCAGATAGCTGAGGCCGTCCATGTAGCTTGCGCTCTGGTTGAAGAATTGCTGCGTGGTGGGGAGATCCTGATTGGCATAGGCGTATTCGGTCACCCAGATTTTCTTGCCAGGGAATCTACACCAGGTAAGATATAAGTCATTTATgataccagcaccagcattATTCTAACAAATAGACTTGTAGTAGCACAAGGGAAGcaaaaaattatacttaCGCCGCGGCATATTGGCCAATGTGGCTCTCTAGCCCCCCCAAGTTGTCGTACCAATGCAGAGGGATGAAGTCATACGGGCACTGCGTTTTAAGGATGTTGGTACAGTTTGCCAGGAACTGCTGCGTCCAATCGAATCCAGAAGAAGCCCCGGTTACAGCCGGGAGTCCCAGTTTGACACCGAGATTTTGTAGAGGAACGAAATTGGCGATCCAAGCAAGAGCGGCGTTGGCGGGCGTTACATCACTGCCGCCCCAAGCAGAAGGGGCATCGGGCTCGTTGAAAGCCAAGACATGTGAGATGGGCGTGCCGGTGTTGATCAGATTGACAATGCTGTCGTGGAAAGCAGTGTCCTGAGAAGGGTTTGGTCCAACTCCCCACATCATGGGTACAAATTCGAAGCGAGACTGCGGTATGGACGCATAATCCGAGCTGGGCAGGTTGCCATAGTTGTAGTACCAGCTAATATCCGAGCCTGTCTGAACCCAGATGGAGTTGTCCTGCAGTGTGGTTGAGTTGGGGATAAAGATGAGGCCGCGCTTTGCTGAGGGAGAGGCGGACACGAGAAGAGGCGAGAGCACTGCACCAGCACCGATGAGAAATCTGCTGACCATGG
Proteins encoded:
- a CDS encoding uncharacterized protein (EggNog:ENOG41~CAZy:GH128~SECRETED:SignalP(1-20)), which produces MVSRFLIGAGAVLSPLLVSASPSAKRGLIFIPNSTTLQDNSIWVQTGSDISWYYNYGNLPSSDYASIPQSRFEFVPMMWGVGPNPSQDTAFHDSIVNLINTGTPISHVLAFNEPDAPSAWGGSDVTPANAALAWIANFVPLQNLGVKLGLPAVTGASSGFDWTQQFLANCTNILKTQCPYDFIPLHWYDNLGGLESHIGQYAAAFPGKKIWVTEYAYANQDLPTTQQFFNQSASYMDGLSYLERYSYFGAFRSDVSNVGPNATFLNNAGRLTDIGSLYLGFGLTGVIPTSG